One Sanguibacter sp. HDW7 DNA window includes the following coding sequences:
- a CDS encoding adenylyltransferase/cytidyltransferase family protein: protein MGAGQVRAAGAVRKVVGYAPGAWDLFHVGHLNVLRHAAARCDYLIAGVVDDDMLEAAKGRRPVVPALERAEIVRSVRFVDEVVVEAQPDKLVTWREHPFDLFFKGDDWRGTAAGADLELRFAQVGVEVVYFPYTMHTSSTQLRRALTLLDPVSTLAGVAAE from the coding sequence ATGGGTGCAGGGCAGGTGCGTGCCGCAGGGGCGGTACGCAAGGTCGTCGGGTACGCGCCGGGAGCGTGGGACCTCTTCCACGTCGGTCACCTCAACGTCCTGCGCCACGCCGCGGCACGGTGCGACTACCTCATCGCTGGCGTCGTCGACGACGACATGCTCGAGGCTGCGAAGGGCCGGCGTCCCGTCGTCCCCGCGCTCGAGCGCGCTGAGATCGTGCGGAGCGTGCGTTTTGTCGACGAGGTCGTCGTCGAGGCGCAGCCCGACAAGCTCGTCACCTGGCGCGAGCACCCCTTCGACCTCTTCTTCAAGGGCGACGACTGGCGCGGCACGGCCGCGGGCGCCGACCTCGAGCTGCGCTTCGCGCAGGTCGGCGTCGAGGTCGTCTACTTCCCGTACACGATGCACACCTCGAGCACGCAGCTGCGACGCGCGCTGACGCTCCTCGACCCGGTCTCGACGCTCGCGGGCGTCGCGGCCGAATGA
- a CDS encoding sugar transferase: MAHPIGLPFLGGRRLADGSGVGSGVRSFFATVHAPSVREVTGRGPQLDVAGTSLQTVGRRRLLPSVPWTGRYTSLVMMLDAVAIVLAAVVAVRPWAGGDVLGRAVVAALVVVLWFGGLAAEKTRDRRIVGIGLEEYARVWRASWHVVAAVGLAAFLVGARVDRGVVVVLFVLGVPLALLARFGARTYLKSLRDAGRALSRIVVTGSRTCVAELVADLNGNPRAGYLVVGACVPGGDPLAEEMIAGVPVLGDVPDVPHQVRVVRAHAVAVVGADSLTAGVVRDLGYRLESTGTDLIVAPGLVDVAGPRVVLSPAEGLSLVHVDAPQFTGARYVAKSALDRGLALLALLVLGLPMLVISVWVRATSAGPVLYRQERVGRDGRPFQMLKYRSMRVGADSELAALADANEGAGPLFKMRDDPRVTRVGAVLRRYSLDELPQLLNVLRGDMSLVGPRPPLPAEVAQYDGHAPRRMLVKPGLTGLWQVSGRSDLSWEEGLRKDLYYVENWSLVGDVLILARTFRAVLAHEGAY, from the coding sequence GTGGCTCACCCCATCGGACTCCCGTTCCTCGGCGGCCGCCGGCTTGCTGACGGGTCAGGCGTCGGCTCCGGCGTCCGGAGCTTCTTCGCGACCGTCCACGCACCGTCCGTCCGCGAGGTCACGGGGCGCGGGCCGCAGCTCGACGTCGCGGGCACCTCTCTGCAGACGGTCGGTCGCCGTCGCCTGCTGCCGAGCGTCCCCTGGACGGGGCGCTACACCTCGCTCGTCATGATGCTCGACGCCGTCGCGATCGTGCTCGCGGCGGTCGTCGCCGTGCGGCCGTGGGCGGGCGGCGACGTCCTGGGGCGTGCGGTCGTCGCGGCGCTCGTCGTCGTGCTGTGGTTCGGCGGCCTCGCCGCCGAGAAGACGCGCGACCGCAGGATCGTCGGCATCGGCCTCGAGGAGTATGCGCGCGTGTGGCGGGCCAGCTGGCACGTCGTCGCGGCCGTCGGCCTCGCGGCGTTCCTCGTCGGGGCGCGCGTCGACCGCGGTGTCGTCGTCGTGCTCTTCGTCCTCGGCGTGCCGCTCGCGCTGCTCGCCCGCTTCGGGGCGCGCACGTACCTCAAGAGCCTGCGGGACGCGGGGCGCGCGCTGTCGCGGATCGTCGTCACGGGGTCGCGGACGTGCGTCGCCGAGCTCGTCGCGGACCTCAACGGCAACCCGCGCGCCGGCTATCTCGTCGTGGGCGCGTGCGTCCCGGGCGGGGACCCGCTCGCGGAAGAGATGATCGCGGGGGTGCCCGTGCTCGGCGACGTGCCGGACGTCCCGCACCAGGTGCGGGTCGTGCGGGCGCACGCGGTCGCGGTCGTCGGGGCGGACAGCCTCACGGCCGGCGTCGTGCGGGACCTCGGCTACCGGCTCGAGTCGACCGGCACGGACCTCATCGTCGCGCCGGGCCTCGTCGACGTCGCGGGTCCGCGCGTCGTGCTGAGCCCGGCCGAGGGTCTCTCGCTCGTGCACGTCGACGCCCCGCAGTTCACGGGCGCGCGCTACGTCGCGAAGTCCGCGCTCGACCGGGGCCTGGCGCTCCTCGCGCTGCTCGTGCTCGGGCTGCCGATGCTCGTCATCTCGGTGTGGGTGCGGGCCACGAGCGCCGGCCCGGTCCTCTACCGCCAGGAGCGTGTCGGCCGCGACGGCCGCCCGTTCCAGATGCTCAAGTACCGCTCGATGCGGGTCGGCGCGGACTCGGAGCTCGCGGCGCTCGCGGACGCGAACGAGGGTGCGGGCCCGTTGTTCAAGATGCGTGACGACCCGCGGGTCACGCGGGTCGGGGCCGTCCTGCGGCGGTACTCGCTCGACGAGCTGCCGCAGCTCCTCAACGTGCTGCGCGGCGACATGAGCCTCGTGGGCCCGCGTCCGCCGCTGCCGGCAGAGGTTGCGCAGTACGACGGCCACGCGCCGCGCCGCATGCTCGTCAAGCCGGGACTCACGGGGCTGTGGCAGGTCTCGGGCCGCTCGGACCTCTCGTGGGAGGAGGGCCTGCGCAAGGACCTCTACTACGTCGAGAACTGGTCGCTCGTCGGTGACGTCCTCATCCTCGCGCGGACCTTCCGCGCGGTGCTCGCGCACGAGGGCGCCTACTGA
- a CDS encoding MazG family protein, whose translation MSNAWDDLVGTMDRLRSPGGCPWDAEQTHESLVRYLLEESAELAEAIETGDRAGLREELGDVLLQVVFHARVAQEDAEEPFDVEDVVRDLTAKLVHRHPHVFAGTPLGDLDAQWDALKAREKRRESVLDGIPAGLGALAAAQKVRGRLRRAGLLEEALREAGAPARSSTSGADGVDGAGAGSGASSGNGSDRAVGGALSASLAARLEALVVEAEASGVDMESVLRGRTTRLAAAARQLEAQQFEA comes from the coding sequence ATGAGCAACGCCTGGGACGACCTCGTCGGCACGATGGACCGCCTGCGCTCGCCGGGCGGCTGCCCGTGGGACGCGGAGCAGACGCACGAGAGTCTCGTGCGGTACCTGCTCGAGGAGTCGGCCGAGCTCGCGGAGGCGATCGAGACGGGTGACCGGGCGGGGTTGCGCGAGGAGCTCGGCGACGTCCTGCTCCAGGTGGTCTTCCATGCGCGGGTCGCGCAGGAGGACGCTGAGGAACCGTTCGACGTCGAGGACGTCGTGCGGGACCTCACGGCCAAGCTCGTCCACCGCCACCCGCACGTGTTCGCGGGGACGCCGCTCGGGGACCTCGACGCGCAGTGGGACGCGCTCAAGGCGCGGGAGAAGCGGCGGGAGTCGGTTCTCGACGGGATCCCGGCGGGGCTCGGGGCGCTCGCGGCGGCGCAGAAGGTGCGGGGGAGGCTGCGCCGGGCGGGGCTCCTCGAGGAGGCGCTGCGGGAGGCTGGGGCGCCCGCCCGCTCGTCGACGTCCGGTGCCGACGGCGTCGATGGTGCTGGCGCCGGCTCGGGGGCCAGCTCCGGCAACGGGTCGGACCGTGCCGTGGGTGGTGCCCTGTCGGCGAGCCTGGCTGCGCGTCTCGAGGCGCTCGTCGTCGAGGCGGAGGCGTCGGGCGTCGACATGGAGAGCGTGCTGCGCGGCCGGACGACGAGGCTCGCGGCTGCAGCGCGCCAGCTCGAGGCCCAGCAGTTCGAGGCCTAG
- a CDS encoding glycosyltransferase family 2 protein, translating to MTAARITVGILTFRRPEGLASTLPLVLEQVAQVPGAEVLVVDNDSEPSARDVVDRLREAGDPVRYVHEPEPGIVAGRNRALDEATGDVLIFLDDDERPSPGWLDAMLGAHERFGGAGVVGPVLGEIEGELDPWIAAGRFFERKRYPTGTVLPLAGTGNLLLDLPSVREHGTRFDDAFRVSGGSDTAFTSELTAAGGRLFWCDEAAVLDVVPAERATRRWVLRRAFRSGNSRVRVAVHQAPSTVAQLGRRARGASAGVVRIGGGALRAAVGTVARRPGHQARGVRTAARGAGMVAAAFGGVYEEYRR from the coding sequence GTGACGGCGGCACGCATCACGGTCGGCATCCTCACGTTCCGACGCCCCGAGGGCCTCGCGAGCACGCTCCCGCTCGTCCTCGAGCAGGTCGCACAGGTGCCGGGGGCGGAGGTGCTCGTCGTCGACAACGACTCCGAGCCGTCCGCGCGCGACGTCGTTGATCGGCTCCGCGAGGCGGGGGACCCGGTCCGCTACGTGCACGAGCCTGAGCCGGGCATCGTCGCGGGACGCAACCGGGCGCTCGACGAGGCGACGGGCGACGTGCTCATCTTTCTCGACGACGACGAGCGGCCCTCGCCGGGCTGGCTCGACGCGATGCTCGGGGCGCACGAGCGCTTCGGCGGGGCCGGCGTCGTCGGCCCCGTGCTCGGCGAGATCGAGGGAGAGCTCGACCCGTGGATCGCTGCGGGACGGTTCTTCGAGCGCAAGAGGTACCCGACGGGTACGGTCCTGCCGCTCGCGGGGACCGGCAACCTCCTCCTCGACCTCCCTTCGGTGCGGGAGCACGGCACGCGGTTCGACGACGCCTTCCGGGTCTCGGGCGGCTCCGACACCGCGTTCACGAGCGAGCTCACGGCTGCGGGCGGCAGGCTGTTCTGGTGCGACGAGGCCGCGGTGCTCGACGTCGTGCCGGCCGAGCGTGCGACGCGCCGCTGGGTCCTGCGCCGCGCGTTCCGCAGCGGCAACTCGCGCGTCCGCGTCGCGGTCCACCAGGCGCCGTCGACGGTCGCGCAGCTCGGTCGCCGGGCGCGGGGTGCGTCGGCGGGCGTCGTGCGGATCGGCGGCGGGGCGCTGCGGGCTGCGGTCGGGACGGTCGCTCGCCGGCCCGGCCATCAGGCACGGGGGGTGCGGACGGCGGCCCGAGGTGCTGGGATGGTGGCGGCGGCGTTCGGCGGTGTGTACGAGGAGTACCGCCGCTGA
- the mfd gene encoding transcription-repair coupling factor, giving the protein MSLTGVLALLRQDAAVADAVDRVSARGALDVVAPAGVRPGLLALLAGADPDAAAAAGAEVVDVVYRSGRPLVVVTATGREAEETAAALSSYLPADDVAVLPAWETLPHERLSPRADTVANRLGVMRRLAHPAAERGVDGPVRVLVVPVRSLLQPVVAGLGDLEPVQLRAGDRVDLTDVAQRLADAAYTRVDMVERRGEFAVRGGILDVFPPTEDHPVRVELWGEDVEEVRWFAVADQRSLEIAEHGLWAPPCRELLLTPQVRERAEALIQRLPGATEMLDRMAQGIAVEGMESLTPALVDDMVPLLDLVPDDALLVVADPERVRRRAHDLVATTEEFLAAAWTSAVAGAATPIDLSAASFLTIADVRDLAAVRGLGWWTLTPFAHGPDGEDATVVDEDAPVLRVGARDVETYRGDVQRALDDVRGLQLAGWHLVLSTEGHGPARRMTEQLSAEGTAARLVSDVPLVPEGGVVHVLAAPVGTGYVHTDLRLAVFSEADLTGRAGSSTRDMRRMPSKRRNVVDPLALRPGDFVVHEQHGVGRFVELVQRTTGAGAKKAVREYLVVEYASSKRGQPGDRLFVPTDQLDQVTRYTGGESPSLNRMGGADWQKTKAKARKHVREIAGELVRLYSARMATQGHAFGPDTPWQRELEDAFAYVETPDQLATIEEVKADMEKPVPMDRLVCGDVGYGKTEIAVRAAFKAVQDGKQVAVLVPTTLLVNQHLETFAERYAAFPVTVKALSRFQTDLEAEAVLKGLKDGSVDVVIGTHRLLTGLMRFKDLGLVIIDEEQRFGVEHKETLKQLRTDVDVLAMSATPIPRTLEMAVTGIREMSTLQTPPEERHPVLTYVGAYDDKQITAAVRRELLREGQVFYVHNKVDTISKAAARLQELVPEARIATAHGKMNENQLEQVIQDFWDKKFDVLVSTTIIETGLDISNANTLILERADVLGLSQLHQLRGRVGRGRDRAYAYFLYPPEKPLTETAHDRLATMAAHTDLGAGMQIAMKDLEIRGAGNLLGGEQSGHIAGVGFDLYVRMVGEAVAAYRGDAEEEAPEVSIELPVDAHVPHDYIAHERLRLEAYQKIAAAQTDEVLAEVRAELVDRYGPVPEAVSALFDVASFRNFVRTAGLRDVTAQGKHIRFAPLELPESATLRLQRLYPGSMLKPAIRAVLVPFPTTARVGGQPLHGSAVLAWARQLVEAVVLGNVASAAARGTSA; this is encoded by the coding sequence ATGTCCCTCACCGGTGTGCTCGCCCTCCTGCGCCAGGATGCGGCGGTGGCCGACGCGGTGGATCGCGTGAGCGCGCGGGGTGCGCTCGACGTCGTCGCACCGGCGGGCGTCCGGCCGGGGCTGCTCGCGCTGCTCGCGGGCGCCGACCCGGACGCGGCTGCTGCGGCTGGGGCCGAGGTCGTGGACGTCGTCTACCGGTCGGGCCGTCCGCTCGTCGTCGTCACGGCGACGGGGCGTGAGGCCGAGGAGACGGCGGCGGCGCTGTCGTCGTACCTGCCTGCGGACGACGTCGCGGTGCTGCCGGCGTGGGAGACGCTGCCCCACGAGCGGCTCTCGCCGCGCGCGGACACGGTCGCCAACCGTCTCGGTGTCATGCGCCGCCTCGCGCACCCGGCGGCGGAGCGGGGCGTCGACGGGCCGGTGCGCGTGCTCGTCGTGCCCGTGCGCTCGCTCCTGCAGCCTGTCGTCGCAGGTCTGGGGGACCTCGAGCCGGTGCAGCTGCGCGCGGGGGACCGCGTCGACCTCACGGACGTCGCGCAGCGTCTCGCGGACGCGGCGTACACGCGCGTCGACATGGTCGAGCGGCGCGGGGAGTTCGCGGTGCGCGGCGGGATCCTCGATGTCTTCCCGCCGACGGAGGACCACCCGGTGCGCGTCGAGCTGTGGGGCGAGGACGTCGAGGAGGTCCGCTGGTTCGCGGTCGCCGACCAGCGCAGCCTCGAGATCGCGGAGCACGGGCTGTGGGCGCCGCCGTGCCGGGAGCTGCTCCTCACCCCGCAGGTGCGCGAGCGCGCGGAGGCGCTCATCCAGCGGCTTCCGGGTGCGACGGAGATGCTCGACCGCATGGCGCAGGGCATCGCGGTCGAGGGCATGGAGTCGCTCACGCCGGCGCTCGTCGACGACATGGTGCCGCTGCTCGACCTCGTGCCGGACGACGCGCTCCTCGTCGTCGCGGACCCGGAGCGGGTACGGCGCAGGGCGCACGACCTCGTCGCGACGACCGAGGAGTTCCTCGCGGCGGCGTGGACGTCGGCCGTGGCGGGTGCCGCGACGCCGATCGACCTGTCTGCGGCGTCGTTCCTCACGATCGCTGACGTTCGTGACCTCGCGGCCGTGCGGGGCCTGGGCTGGTGGACGCTCACGCCGTTCGCGCACGGGCCGGACGGCGAGGACGCCACTGTCGTCGACGAGGACGCGCCCGTCCTGCGCGTCGGCGCGCGCGACGTCGAGACGTACCGGGGCGACGTGCAGCGGGCGCTCGACGACGTGCGGGGGCTGCAGCTCGCGGGCTGGCACCTCGTGCTCTCGACGGAGGGCCACGGTCCTGCCCGGCGCATGACGGAGCAGCTCTCGGCCGAGGGGACGGCGGCGCGGCTCGTGAGCGACGTGCCGCTCGTGCCCGAGGGCGGAGTCGTCCACGTGCTCGCGGCGCCCGTCGGCACGGGCTACGTCCACACGGACCTGCGTCTCGCGGTGTTCTCGGAGGCCGACCTCACGGGGCGGGCGGGCAGCTCGACGCGCGACATGCGTCGCATGCCGTCGAAGCGCCGCAACGTCGTCGACCCGCTCGCTCTGCGGCCCGGGGACTTCGTCGTCCACGAGCAGCACGGCGTGGGCCGCTTCGTCGAGCTCGTGCAGCGCACGACGGGTGCGGGCGCGAAGAAGGCGGTGCGCGAGTACCTCGTCGTCGAGTACGCGTCCTCGAAGCGCGGGCAGCCGGGCGACAGGCTCTTCGTGCCGACGGACCAGCTCGACCAGGTGACGCGGTACACGGGCGGGGAGTCGCCGAGCCTCAACCGCATGGGCGGCGCGGACTGGCAGAAGACGAAGGCGAAGGCCCGCAAGCACGTCAGGGAGATCGCGGGCGAGCTGGTCCGCCTGTACTCGGCGCGCATGGCGACGCAGGGTCACGCGTTCGGCCCGGACACGCCGTGGCAGCGCGAGCTCGAGGACGCGTTCGCGTACGTCGAGACGCCCGACCAGCTCGCGACGATCGAGGAGGTCAAGGCGGACATGGAGAAGCCGGTCCCGATGGACCGGCTCGTGTGCGGCGACGTCGGCTACGGCAAGACGGAGATCGCGGTCCGCGCGGCGTTCAAGGCGGTGCAGGACGGCAAGCAAGTCGCGGTGCTCGTCCCGACGACGCTGCTCGTCAACCAGCACCTCGAGACGTTCGCGGAGCGCTACGCGGCGTTCCCGGTGACGGTCAAGGCGCTCTCGCGCTTCCAGACGGATCTCGAGGCCGAGGCCGTGCTCAAGGGGCTCAAGGACGGTTCGGTCGACGTCGTCATCGGCACGCACCGGCTGCTCACGGGTCTCATGCGCTTCAAGGACCTGGGGCTCGTCATCATCGACGAGGAGCAGCGCTTCGGCGTCGAGCACAAGGAGACGCTCAAGCAGCTGCGCACGGACGTCGACGTGCTCGCGATGTCGGCGACGCCGATCCCGCGCACCCTCGAGATGGCGGTGACGGGCATCCGTGAGATGTCGACGCTGCAGACGCCCCCGGAGGAGCGCCACCCGGTGCTCACGTACGTCGGGGCGTACGACGACAAGCAGATCACGGCCGCCGTGCGACGCGAGCTGCTGCGCGAGGGCCAGGTCTTCTACGTCCACAACAAGGTCGACACGATCTCGAAGGCGGCTGCACGTCTCCAGGAGCTCGTGCCGGAGGCCCGGATCGCGACGGCCCACGGCAAGATGAACGAGAACCAGCTCGAGCAGGTGATCCAGGACTTCTGGGACAAGAAGTTCGACGTCCTCGTCTCGACGACGATCATCGAGACGGGCCTCGACATCTCGAACGCCAACACGCTCATCCTCGAGCGGGCGGACGTGCTCGGGCTCTCGCAGCTCCACCAGCTGCGCGGCCGTGTCGGGCGCGGTCGTGACCGTGCGTACGCGTACTTCCTCTACCCGCCGGAGAAGCCGCTCACGGAGACGGCGCACGACCGGCTCGCGACGATGGCGGCGCACACGGACCTCGGTGCGGGCATGCAGATCGCGATGAAGGACCTCGAGATCCGTGGTGCGGGCAACCTGCTGGGCGGCGAGCAGTCGGGGCACATCGCGGGCGTCGGCTTCGACCTCTACGTGCGCATGGTCGGCGAGGCTGTTGCTGCCTACCGGGGCGACGCGGAGGAGGAGGCGCCCGAGGTCTCGATCGAGCTCCCGGTCGACGCGCACGTGCCGCACGACTACATCGCGCACGAGCGCCTGCGGCTCGAGGCGTACCAGAAGATCGCGGCCGCGCAGACGGACGAGGTCCTCGCCGAGGTGCGCGCGGAGCTCGTCGACCGCTACGGGCCGGTGCCCGAGGCTGTCTCGGCGCTCTTCGACGTCGCGTCGTTCCGCAACTTCGTGCGGACAGCAGGCCTGAGGGACGTCACGGCGCAGGGCAAGCACATCCGCTTCGCGCCGCTCGAGCTGCCCGAGTCGGCGACGCTCCGCCTCCAGCGCCTCTACCCGGGCAGCATGCTCAAGCCGGCGATCCGCGCTGTGCTCGTGCCGTTCCCGACGACGGCGCGCGTGGGCGGACAGCCGTTGCACGGCTCGGCCGTGCTCGCCTGGGCGCGGCAGCTCGTCGAGGCCGTCGTGCTGGGCAACGTGGCCTCGGCGGCGGCGCGGGGGACGTCGGCATAA